Part of the Polyangiaceae bacterium genome, GGCTTCTTCCGTCTCGGCCCAATCCAAGTCGAGTGTCCAGGTGCTGGCCATCGGCAGCGAGGACGCCTTCGAGCAGGCTCAGGCGCTGACCATCGCGCTCAAGCGCGCCATCAGCCGTGCCGACGGCTGGGCGCTGACCAAGGGCGACTACTCCCTGGAAGTGATGACCGCCGCGCTTGGCTGTCCGATCCCGCCCGACGCCGGCTGCCAGAAGAAGATCTCCGACAAGGTCGGCGCCAGCCGCTACATCTGGGGCACGCTGGCGAAGAGCGGCAAGAAGGAGGTCGTCGCCGTGCTGCGGCTCTGGGAGAGCGGCGAGCAGAAGAAGGACGTGCAGATCAAGTACGCCTCCAACCTCACCGACCCGTCGGACGACACGTTGATGAGCATCGCCTCCGACGCCTTCGCCAAGCTGACCGGTGAGGCGACCGGCGTGGTGGTGGTGAGCGCGGGCAGCGTGAACGGCAAGGTGTTCGTGGACGGCAAGGAAGTCGGGACCGTCACCGACGGCCGCACCGAGCTCACGCTGCCGAGCGGTGAGCACAAGATCATGGTCCGCGCGGATGGCTACAACGACGCGGTCGGGACGGTCAGCGTTCGAGCCGGCTCCAGCGCCGAGGTCACGCTGAACCCCACGCCCGCCGGCAGCGGCAAGCCGGGCGGCGGGGATCCGTCGGCGGACAAGGGTAGCGCGAACAGCGGCAAGATCATCGGGTACCTCGGCGTGGCCGTCGGCGGCGCCATGGTGCTAGGCGGCTCGTACTTCTGGATCAAGTCGTACTCGCAGACCAGCGACTCCGAGTACGAGGACTACCGCAAGACGCAGGTCTTGAAGGGCGAGGACACCTGCAAGGTCGCCGGGGCCAAGTCCCAGTCGCCGGACAAGGATCTGGCGGCGCGGTCGGCGAACATCGTGGACATCTGCGACGCCAACAAGCGCAACAAGACGCTGGCCTGGATCCTCACGCCGGCTGGCGCGGTCATCGCTGGCGTCGGCGCATATTTCCTCATGACCAGCGACTCGAAGCCGGCGAGCGCGAAGGCCAAGCCCCGCCCTCCGCGGGTGACGCCGCTGGTGGGGCTCGGCCCCAAAGGCGGCGAAGTGCACGTGAACGTCACGTTCTGACATGCGTGTCACCGGCGGGCGGCTCGGCGGGCGCACGCTCAAGGCGCCGCGCGGGCGCGCGACCCGCCCGACCAGCGACCGGGCTCGCGAGAGCCTGTTCCAGATCCTGGGCGCGCTCGACGGGCTCCGCGTCGCGGATCTGTACGCGGGCACCGGCGCGCTCGGCATCGAGGCGCTGTCGCGGGGCGCCGCCTGGGTGACCTTCGTCGAGGCCGAACGGGCCGCCGCGAAGGTGCTGCGGGAGAACCTCGCGGCCCTCGAGCTCGGGGCGACCACCCAGGTGTTGGTGCTGCCCGTCGAGCGCGCAGCGGAACCCCTCCGCGCCCGCGCGCCGTACGATCTGGTGCTGGCGGATCCGCCATGGGCCGACGCCGCCCGCGCGATGACGACGCTCGTCATGCTGCTGCCGGCGCTGGCGCTGCGCGCCGGGGGACGCTTGGTGGTCGAGCACGCCGCCCGGGACGCGCTGCCCGTTCCCGCCGGCTTTCCGCTGGTCCTCACTGACGCGCGCGCCTGGGGCGACACCGCGGTTTCCATGTTCAGCGCCCCAACGCCGGGAAAAGGCTGAGATTTTTTGTCGCCCGCGGCGCGGCGGGTGGACTATATTGCCGGGACCGTTTCGAGGAAGCTGGATGGCGCAATCGGTGGCGCCCCCGCCCAAAGGGGGAAGTGGAGCCTTCATAGCCGCAGCAATTGCGATGCTGCTGCTGATGGGAGGCTTGATCTTCTGGAAGCTGCGGGGGAGCGACGAGAAGCCGGTGGCGAGCGTGCAGCCTCCACCCCCGGCCACCACACCCCAGGTCTTCGAGCAGCCCCCGCCTCCCCCGCCTCCCCCGCCTCCCCCGGAGGAAGACGCGGGGAAGAAGCCCGCCGGCAAGGTCGTCGGCGTGGGCGGCGGCGGCTGTGCAGGCGAGTGCAAGGGCACAGCCGGGGCCACGCTTCAGTCTGCCCTGGCGGCCAAGGCGGGCGCCGCTCGTGGCTGCTACGAGCGCGGCCTCCGGCAAAACGCCACCTTGCAGGGCAAATTGGTGATCAGCGTGCGGGTCGGTCCGGGCGGTCAGGTGTGCAGCGCCGGTGTGGCCTCAAACGCCCTGGGTGATCCGGGCGTGGCCTCCTGCGTGGTGGGCCTGTTCCGCTCGGCGAGCTTCCCGGCCCCCGAGGGGGGTTGCGTCGACACCCAAGTTCCGATGAACTTCGTGCCGAAGGGCGGAGGCAAGTGATGCGCGCTCGAAGCTTTCAAGGTCCGATGGTGCTCGCAGCGAGCGTCGTCATGG contains:
- a CDS encoding PEGA domain-containing protein — encoded protein: MLRTLSAVLFAFGLFLTASSVSAQSKSSVQVLAIGSEDAFEQAQALTIALKRAISRADGWALTKGDYSLEVMTAALGCPIPPDAGCQKKISDKVGASRYIWGTLAKSGKKEVVAVLRLWESGEQKKDVQIKYASNLTDPSDDTLMSIASDAFAKLTGEATGVVVVSAGSVNGKVFVDGKEVGTVTDGRTELTLPSGEHKIMVRADGYNDAVGTVSVRAGSSAEVTLNPTPAGSGKPGGGDPSADKGSANSGKIIGYLGVAVGGAMVLGGSYFWIKSYSQTSDSEYEDYRKTQVLKGEDTCKVAGAKSQSPDKDLAARSANIVDICDANKRNKTLAWILTPAGAVIAGVGAYFLMTSDSKPASAKAKPRPPRVTPLVGLGPKGGEVHVNVTF
- the rsmD gene encoding 16S rRNA (guanine(966)-N(2))-methyltransferase RsmD, which gives rise to MRVTGGRLGGRTLKAPRGRATRPTSDRARESLFQILGALDGLRVADLYAGTGALGIEALSRGAAWVTFVEAERAAAKVLRENLAALELGATTQVLVLPVERAAEPLRARAPYDLVLADPPWADAARAMTTLVMLLPALALRAGGRLVVEHAARDALPVPAGFPLVLTDARAWGDTAVSMFSAPTPGKG
- a CDS encoding AgmX/PglI C-terminal domain-containing protein, producing the protein MGGLIFWKLRGSDEKPVASVQPPPPATTPQVFEQPPPPPPPPPPPEEDAGKKPAGKVVGVGGGGCAGECKGTAGATLQSALAAKAGAARGCYERGLRQNATLQGKLVISVRVGPGGQVCSAGVASNALGDPGVASCVVGLFRSASFPAPEGGCVDTQVPMNFVPKGGGK